CGCCTTGGCGAGGCCACCGAAGCTCTGCAACGCCGCGACATCGACCTCCAGGAGCTGCGCGCGCTCAACGAGCATATCTTAAGCAGCCTCTCCAGCGGCCTGCTCACCGTCGACGGACGCGGCAACGTGATTTTTATGAACCGCGCCGCCGAGGAGATCACCTCCTGGACCTCCAAACACGTGCTCGGCCGCGCGCTCAGCGAACTTTTCCCAAACCTCGCCGACGCCGCACTGGGCCCCCACTTCGGCAAAGATCCGCGCCTGGAAAGCACCTTTACACGCCCTGACGGGAGCCAGGTGCACCTGGGCTTCTCCGTCTCCCCCCTGCGCAACTCCGAGTCGGTTGAGGTCGGACGCATCATCATCTTCCAGGATTTGAGCGACATCCGAAAACTCGAAGAGCAGATGAAACGCTCCGAACGCCTGGCCGCCGTCGGCCAGCTCTCGGCGGCGATTGCTCACGAGATCCGCAACCCCCTGGCCTCCATCAGCGGCTCGGTGGAGATGCTGCACGCCGATGAGGCCATCGATGATGAGAACCGCCTCCTGATGGACATCGTCCTGCGCGAAGTCGATCGCCTCAACGGCCTCATCACCGACTTCCTGGCCTACTGTCAACCCAGACCCCTGCGTGCCGAGCGCCGCGATCTTCGCGAACTTCTCGAAGAACTCCTCCACCTCTACCGCTCCCAGGCCGAACGCGATCGCATCCACCTCGACGTGGACCTCATCCCACAGTCCGAGCCTGTCGAAGCGATGGTCGACGCTGAGGCGCTGCGCCAGATCCTCTGGAACCTGCTTATCAACGCAGGCGATGCCGTACGTTCACGTGCTCCCGAAGACCGCCAGGTACGCGTCGAGCTAAACGCAACGACGTTAGGCCAGCAGCCAGCATGGGTTATCGCCATTGAAGACAGCGGCGCAGGCGTCGCATCGGATCTTCGCGACCGCATCTTCGAGCCCTTCTTCACCACCAAAGACCACGGAACGGGGCTGGGCCTCGCCACAAACTTCCGCCTGGCCGAGTCCCACGGCGGCCGCATCAGCGTGGAGGCTCCCCTCCACTTGAAGGGCGCCCGATTTGAGCTGGTGATCCCGGCTGCTACCGATTCCCCCCCCGAGTCGAACCCACGTCTCCCTTCCCCTGAGGCCGTGGAAGAGGCATCCTGAGGAAGACCTCGTTTCGTACTTTTACAATACGGCCCCTCAAGCTCATGAGCGATCCCGCAACCGACAGTCCGGCGCGCGCCGATCTTCCCATCCTCGTCGTCGATGATGAACGCAGCATGCGTGAGTTTCTCACCGTCATGCTCAAAAAGGAGGGGCACACCGTGGAAGTCGCCGCCTGCGGCGAGGACGCCACCGCCCGCATCGACGCTGGCGAGCGTTTTAAACTGGTGATGACCGATCTGAAGATGCCCGGCATCGGCGGACTTGATGTGCTGCGCGCCATCAAAGCCGCCCAGCCCTCCTGCCAGGTCATCGTGATGACCGCCTACGCCACCGCCGAGACCGCCCTCTCGGCCATCAAGCTCGGTGCCTACGACTACATCACCAAGCCTTTTAAGATCGCGGAGGCGCGCGTGGCGGTAGACCGCGCGCTCGAGAAGTTCGCGCTCGTCAGCGAGAACCTCTACCTTCGCGACGCCCTCGATCATCGCCAGGGCCTGGGGCAACTTATCGGCACGTCCCGCGCGATGCAGCGCGTCTTCCAGATGATCCGGCGCGTCGCCCCCACCCGCACCACCATTTTGATCCATGGCGAGTCGGGCACCGGCAAAGAGCTCGTCGCCCGCGCCATTCACGACTTAAGCGCCAACGCCGAAGGGCCTTTTTTGCCCATCAACTGTGGTGCCATCCCCGAAAACCTCATTGAGAGCGAGCTCTTCGGCCATAAAAAAGGCGCCTTCACCGGTGCCCACGCCGACAAAGAAGGCCTCTTTGTGGCCGCCTGCCAGGGCACGGTCTTTCTCGACGAGGTTGGCGAGCTGCCGCCATCGGTGCAGGTCAAACTTCTGCGGGTGTTGCAGGAGCGCAAGGTGCGCCCGGTGGGCGACGCCGCAGAGCGCGAGGTGACATGCCGCATTGTGGCGGCTACCAACCGCGACCTTCGCCAGGAGGTGCAGGAGGGGCGTTTTCGCGAAGACCTCTACTACCGCCTCAGCGTCATCCCGGTAGAGATGCCGCCCCTGCGCGAGCGCGGCGGCGATGTGCAACTTCTGCTGGAACACTTCCTGCACCGC
This DNA window, taken from Lujinxingia sediminis, encodes the following:
- a CDS encoding two-component system sensor histidine kinase NtrB; translated protein: MPSTRDRQRDRLKGLLVFRAVLVTLFLGSAVALDVRTFASVSEPRNLTLLGLIVGTYALTIAHGLALRQRLKPQTLAWAQILGDLGVTTILALVSGGFDSLFLFFFHLTIINAAIVLGRAGGLVASGLTVLSLSYLALVSAGILPHPILSEPPALQAWRTIAYEVVVNSVGGIMIAVLAGHLAERLGEATEALQRRDIDLQELRALNEHILSSLSSGLLTVDGRGNVIFMNRAAEEITSWTSKHVLGRALSELFPNLADAALGPHFGKDPRLESTFTRPDGSQVHLGFSVSPLRNSESVEVGRIIIFQDLSDIRKLEEQMKRSERLAAVGQLSAAIAHEIRNPLASISGSVEMLHADEAIDDENRLLMDIVLREVDRLNGLITDFLAYCQPRPLRAERRDLRELLEELLHLYRSQAERDRIHLDVDLIPQSEPVEAMVDAEALRQILWNLLINAGDAVRSRAPEDRQVRVELNATTLGQQPAWVIAIEDSGAGVASDLRDRIFEPFFTTKDHGTGLGLATNFRLAESHGGRISVEAPLHLKGARFELVIPAATDSPPESNPRLPSPEAVEEAS
- a CDS encoding sigma-54-dependent transcriptional regulator — protein: MSDPATDSPARADLPILVVDDERSMREFLTVMLKKEGHTVEVAACGEDATARIDAGERFKLVMTDLKMPGIGGLDVLRAIKAAQPSCQVIVMTAYATAETALSAIKLGAYDYITKPFKIAEARVAVDRALEKFALVSENLYLRDALDHRQGLGQLIGTSRAMQRVFQMIRRVAPTRTTILIHGESGTGKELVARAIHDLSANAEGPFLPINCGAIPENLIESELFGHKKGAFTGAHADKEGLFVAACQGTVFLDEVGELPPSVQVKLLRVLQERKVRPVGDAAEREVTCRIVAATNRDLRQEVQEGRFREDLYYRLSVIPVEMPPLRERGGDVQLLLEHFLHRYAEEIGNPIEGIDARALAILTAYAYPGNVRELQNIVERAVTLETGALITPESLPYHLQEESFSRVARQIDVPEEGVDMEKLVEELERNLIARALERAGGVKTEAARLLNISFRALRYRLDKYGLNDD